A genomic segment from Capra hircus breed San Clemente chromosome 7, ASM170441v1, whole genome shotgun sequence encodes:
- the CAMLG gene encoding calcium signal-modulating cyclophilin ligand — protein MEPAAVATDSGDRPGAPVGSGLSASQRRAELRRRKLLMNSEQRINRIMGFHRPGSSAEEESQTKSKQQDSDKLNSLTIPSVSKRVVLGDSVSTGPTDHSGVAEVKGTQLGDKLDSFISPSECSNDISLELRQRNRGDLTADSVQRGSHHGLEQYLSRFEEAMKLRKQLISEKPSQEDGNTTEEFDSFRIFRLVGCALLAFGVRAFVCKYLSIFAPFLTLQLAYMGLYKYFPKSEKKIKTTVLTAALLLSGIPAEVINRSMDTYSKMGEVFTDLCVYFFTFIFCHELLDYWGSEVP, from the exons ATGGAGCCGGCCGCCGTCGCTACCGACAGCGGGGACCGGCCGGGGGCCCCGGTTGGTTCAGGCTTGTCGGCTTCCCAGCGTCGGGCGGAGCTGCGGCGGAGAAAGCTGCTCATGAACTCGGAACAGCGCATCAACCGAATCATGGGCTTTCATAGGCCTGGGAGCAGCGCGG aagaagaaagtcaaacaaaatcaaaacagcaGGACAGTGATAAACTGAACTCCCTCACCATTCCTTCGGTTTCAAAGCGAGTAGTGCTGGGTGATTCAGTCAGTACAGGACCGACTGACCACAGTGGAGTGGCCGAGGTAAAGGGAACTCAGCTGGGAGACAAACTGGACTCTTTCATTAGCCCTTCTGAGTGCAGTAATGATATAAGCCTTGAGCTCCGGCAGCGGAACAGAGGGGACCTGACAGCCGACTCTGTCCAGAGGGGTTCTCACCACGGCCTGGAACAGTACCTCTCCAGATTTGAAGAAGCAATGAAGCTAAGGAAACAGCTGATTAGTGAAAAGCCCAGTCAAGAAGAtggaaatacaacagaagaattTGACTCTTTTCGAATATTTAGATTGGTGGGCTGTGCTCTTCTTGCCTTTGGAGTTAGAGCTTTTGTCTGCAAATATTTG TCCATATTTGCTCCATTTCTTACTTTACAACTTGCATACATGGGActatacaaatattttcccaag agtgaaaagaagataaagacAACAGTACTAACAGCTGCACTTCTATTATCTGGAATTCCTGCTGAAGTGATAAATCGATCAATGGATACTTACAGCAAAATGGGCGAAGTTTTCACAGATCTCTGTGTCtacttttttacttttatcttttgTCATGAACTGCTTGATTATTGGGGCTCTGAGGTACCATGA